The Amycolatopsis mongoliensis genome includes a window with the following:
- a CDS encoding NACHT domain-containing protein, with protein MTGLEAPALKLGGQIATHAAKSWLQRRKATSERSDDLVDLAAGELKGLLERRKLENLVQNIGTQVAEQLEQVLADRFATLPQNEIDAAFLAVEDALTKADLSDEAFLATDADPEQLARKIRGELPDLAAERHFAPKASALYELALDQACRHLVQVVRHLPSFQPRALAEVLGRLSKQSDQLEELLVRLPKTSLTAPDGTDRDAAFETSYLGLIARNLDRLELLGLTMDDQPALPLTVAYLSLSVSSEDEPRRADRRMDELWFEKRQNRMGSANMRVEAALGGTSRVLVRGEAGSGKTTLLDWLAVTAARRGFTGKLAGWNGRVPFPIRLRSFAAEPLPRPEEFVGHVAPMLAPPEGWARRVLAAGRAMVLVDGVDEVGASHRREVKAWLRELSLAFEDTRFVVTSRTAAADQRWLAQEGFDCVLLESMSADDIEALVTRWHKAAAAGGTVRTDTDLPAVQRRLLNQLDSRPHLRTLAASPLLCAMLCALNLAHRSELPRDRMDLYRKALSMLLHLRDAERRIGVILTEAQKQLLLGDLAWRLSLASKVELPKERAREHIARRLPSLPHVDHTPEEVLNHLLERSGVLREPVRDRVDFVHRTFQECLAANEATEQDHLETLIDRAHLDTWWETIVMACGHAKHHQAGKLLSGILDRADDEPRHARHLRLLAAACLETVSNADPEVIAQVEAVIREQLVPPRSIRETQSLASIGPRILRYLPESLEGLSEAAAAATTRAAALTAGDDALRLLRSYAQDSRELVQNQLAQAWQYFDPEQYATQVLGDSPLTEGRTKVTNLRLLTYVHLLKKMTKLTVDLSDYDWQKDLLFLEGVPHLHDLRVSFERDTTIDLGQLAQHTELEALRLFFARRFVNLRALEKISNLHTLTLLRKTPWLSLRQLEDLNQVEHLNIDRLTRVSNIDSISALENLRFLRMWDIPMETIKRSKPLPKLSEIELFRGEARGGASISGEELARVFPQTRALTLSSIELHNLAPLANVPIQWLKFHYTTPGAIHELPLIPTLREVVFEGISEPVDLTPIADLNVTVELVDAEFVGAEKLGSGVKLIVR; from the coding sequence TTGACGGGCCTGGAAGCGCCGGCGCTGAAGCTCGGCGGGCAGATTGCTACGCACGCGGCGAAGTCGTGGTTGCAGCGCCGGAAGGCGACATCCGAGCGCTCGGACGACTTGGTCGACCTCGCCGCCGGGGAACTGAAGGGCCTGCTCGAGCGGCGGAAGCTGGAGAACCTCGTCCAGAACATCGGCACACAGGTCGCTGAGCAGCTGGAACAGGTCCTGGCGGATCGGTTCGCAACGCTGCCGCAAAACGAGATCGACGCGGCCTTCCTGGCCGTCGAGGACGCGCTGACCAAGGCCGATCTCTCGGACGAAGCCTTCCTGGCCACGGATGCGGACCCCGAGCAGCTGGCCAGGAAGATCCGCGGCGAGCTCCCCGACCTGGCGGCCGAGCGGCATTTCGCCCCCAAAGCGAGTGCGTTGTACGAACTCGCCCTCGACCAGGCGTGTCGTCACCTCGTGCAGGTGGTCCGGCACTTGCCGTCGTTCCAGCCTCGAGCACTGGCCGAGGTGCTGGGCCGGCTCAGCAAGCAGAGCGACCAGTTGGAGGAGTTGCTGGTCCGGCTCCCGAAGACAAGCCTCACCGCACCGGACGGCACCGACCGCGACGCCGCGTTCGAGACGTCATACCTGGGCCTGATCGCGCGCAACCTCGACCGTCTCGAGCTGCTCGGTCTGACGATGGACGACCAGCCGGCACTGCCCCTGACTGTCGCCTACCTGAGCCTGAGCGTCTCCTCCGAAGACGAACCGCGGCGGGCCGATCGCCGGATGGACGAGCTTTGGTTCGAGAAGCGGCAGAACCGGATGGGCAGCGCAAACATGCGCGTCGAAGCCGCGCTCGGCGGGACGAGCCGAGTGCTGGTGCGCGGAGAAGCCGGTTCGGGCAAGACGACCCTGCTGGACTGGCTGGCGGTGACGGCTGCCCGTCGCGGGTTCACCGGGAAACTCGCCGGCTGGAACGGCCGGGTGCCGTTCCCGATCCGGCTGCGGAGCTTCGCGGCCGAGCCGTTGCCGCGTCCGGAGGAGTTCGTGGGGCACGTCGCACCGATGCTGGCCCCGCCGGAGGGCTGGGCCCGCCGGGTGTTGGCTGCAGGCCGGGCGATGGTCTTGGTCGACGGTGTGGACGAGGTCGGCGCCAGTCACCGTCGCGAGGTCAAGGCCTGGCTGCGGGAGCTGTCGCTGGCCTTCGAGGACACGCGGTTCGTGGTGACGTCCCGAACGGCGGCGGCCGACCAGCGCTGGCTGGCCCAAGAGGGCTTCGACTGCGTCCTGCTGGAGTCGATGAGCGCCGACGACATCGAGGCACTGGTGACCCGCTGGCACAAGGCGGCAGCGGCCGGCGGAACGGTCCGCACGGACACGGATCTGCCGGCGGTCCAGCGGCGGTTGCTCAACCAGCTCGACAGCCGGCCACACTTGAGGACGCTGGCGGCGAGCCCGTTGTTGTGCGCGATGCTGTGCGCTTTGAATCTGGCTCATCGATCGGAGTTGCCGCGGGACCGGATGGACCTGTACCGCAAGGCTTTGTCGATGTTGCTGCACCTGCGCGACGCCGAGCGGCGCATCGGGGTGATCTTGACGGAGGCACAGAAGCAGCTCCTGCTCGGAGACCTGGCGTGGCGCCTTTCCCTGGCGTCGAAGGTGGAGCTGCCGAAGGAGCGAGCCCGCGAACACATCGCCCGGCGGCTGCCCTCCCTGCCGCACGTCGACCACACGCCCGAGGAGGTGCTCAACCACCTCCTGGAACGCAGCGGCGTGCTGCGTGAGCCGGTTCGCGATCGCGTGGACTTCGTGCACCGGACGTTCCAAGAGTGCTTGGCGGCGAACGAGGCGACGGAGCAGGACCACCTGGAGACGTTGATCGACCGCGCCCACCTCGACACGTGGTGGGAGACGATCGTAATGGCGTGTGGGCATGCGAAGCACCACCAAGCGGGAAAGCTATTGAGCGGGATTCTCGATCGCGCAGACGATGAGCCCCGGCACGCACGCCACTTGCGCCTGCTGGCCGCAGCCTGTCTGGAGACGGTGAGCAACGCGGACCCGGAGGTCATCGCCCAAGTGGAAGCCGTGATTCGGGAGCAGCTGGTACCACCGCGAAGCATTCGGGAGACGCAGTCGTTGGCCTCCATCGGGCCGCGGATCCTGAGGTACCTGCCGGAAAGCTTGGAGGGTTTGTCGGAGGCAGCGGCGGCAGCGACCACGCGAGCAGCAGCGCTCACCGCGGGCGACGATGCCCTGAGGCTGCTGCGAAGCTACGCCCAGGATAGCCGCGAGCTCGTGCAAAATCAGCTGGCTCAAGCGTGGCAGTACTTCGATCCTGAGCAGTACGCCACGCAGGTGCTCGGCGACTCACCGCTGACTGAAGGGCGGACGAAGGTGACCAACCTCCGCCTGCTCACCTACGTCCATCTCCTAAAGAAAATGACAAAACTAACCGTTGATCTATCCGATTACGATTGGCAGAAGGATCTACTATTCCTCGAAGGGGTCCCACATCTACACGACCTTAGGGTCTCCTTTGAACGAGACACGACCATTGACTTGGGCCAACTGGCTCAGCACACCGAACTCGAGGCGCTCCGCCTCTTCTTTGCAAGAAGATTCGTCAATCTACGCGCACTGGAGAAAATTTCCAATCTTCATACACTTACACTACTTCGCAAGACACCTTGGCTCAGCCTCAGGCAACTTGAAGATCTCAACCAAGTCGAACACCTCAATATCGATCGACTGACACGGGTATCAAACATCGACAGCATCTCAGCGCTGGAGAACCTCAGGTTCCTCAGAATGTGGGACATACCCATGGAGACGATTAAAAGATCCAAACCTCTTCCGAAATTATCGGAAATCGAGCTGTTCAGGGGAGAGGCGAGAGGCGGTGCATCGATTTCAGGAGAAGAACTCGCTCGAGTGTTCCCTCAGACACGAGCTTTGACATTGAGCTCTATCGAGCTACACAACTTGGCCCCATTGGCAAACGTGCCTATTCAATGGCTGAAGTTTCACTACACCACTCCAGGCGCAATTCACGAGCTTCCGCTGATCCCAACCCTGAGAGAGGTCGTCTTCGAAGGTATTTCGGAGCCAGTCGACCTGACCCCGATAGCCGACCTGAATGTGACCGTCGAGCTAGTCGACGCCGAATTCGTCGGTGCCGAAAAGCTCGGCTCAGGCGTCAAGCTGATCGTCCGTTAA
- a CDS encoding VOC family protein: MTDLTKGVTELVLEARDLEASERFYTEVLGLPVVLRWEGPAWKGREAVWVQSGDRTRIGLWKPFTGIAGARPGAHVHFAMTVAEEDYDAAVARARAQGVRVDEVYFGDDPAAPGQRSAYVTDPDGHVVELWTREVATQVDAGPPHAVTPDVAGV, translated from the coding sequence ATGACCGACTTGACGAAGGGCGTCACCGAACTGGTGCTGGAAGCCCGTGATCTCGAAGCGTCCGAACGCTTCTACACCGAAGTGCTCGGACTGCCGGTGGTGCTGCGCTGGGAAGGCCCGGCGTGGAAGGGCCGCGAAGCCGTCTGGGTCCAGTCCGGCGACCGGACGCGGATCGGCCTGTGGAAGCCGTTCACCGGCATCGCGGGCGCCCGCCCGGGAGCGCACGTCCACTTCGCGATGACGGTGGCCGAGGAGGACTACGACGCGGCGGTGGCCCGGGCGCGCGCCCAGGGCGTCCGGGTGGACGAGGTGTACTTCGGCGACGACCCGGCAGCACCCGGCCAGCGTTCGGCGTACGTCACGGATCCCGACGGCCACGTGGTCGAGCTGTGGACGAGGGAGGTCGCGACCCAGGTCGACGCGGGGCCGCCGCACGCCGTCACCCCGGACGTCGCCGGGGTCTAG
- a CDS encoding ABC transporter permease produces the protein MTPADVLGLGLLGIRTRPLRAALSALGISLGIATLIVVTGIPASSQAALLDQLTALGTNLLRAEPQPNQTPPVVLPESAVGSVRRIGPVTTAAAVANTHAVVRRSDRVDPQDGSGLSVLAASLDLLPALNGTVQSGRFDASDLPVVALGYVAASRLGIPRVVPGQPPPVVLIGTTWYTVTGVLAPMPLAPDVERAVLVGWGSAKRFLGFDGHPTVVYVKAREDAIADVRAVLPATLNPSLPGLVQVSRPSDALAAKQATQTAFSALFLGLAGVALLVGGVGVANTMFVSVLERRREIGLRRALGATRGHIRDQFLTEAVALSGLGGCAGTVLGVLVTLGYTTYQGWPPVIPAVAVAGGVFGALVVGVLAGLHPSLRAARMPPTQALA, from the coding sequence GTGACGCCCGCCGACGTGCTCGGCCTGGGCCTGCTGGGCATCCGGACGCGGCCGTTGCGGGCGGCGCTGTCCGCGCTGGGGATCTCGCTCGGCATCGCGACGCTGATCGTGGTCACCGGCATCCCCGCGTCGAGCCAAGCCGCGTTGCTGGACCAGCTGACGGCGCTGGGGACGAACCTGCTGCGCGCCGAACCGCAGCCGAACCAGACGCCGCCGGTGGTGCTGCCGGAGTCGGCGGTGGGGAGCGTGCGGCGGATCGGGCCGGTGACCACGGCGGCGGCCGTCGCGAACACGCACGCCGTCGTCCGGCGGTCCGACCGCGTCGATCCGCAGGACGGGTCGGGACTTTCGGTGCTCGCCGCGTCCCTCGACCTGCTGCCGGCCCTGAACGGAACTGTCCAATCAGGACGGTTCGACGCGTCGGACCTGCCTGTGGTGGCGCTGGGCTACGTCGCCGCGTCCCGGCTCGGCATCCCGCGCGTGGTGCCGGGACAGCCGCCGCCGGTCGTGCTGATCGGCACGACCTGGTACACGGTCACCGGGGTGCTCGCGCCGATGCCGCTCGCGCCGGACGTCGAACGCGCGGTGCTCGTGGGCTGGGGTTCGGCGAAACGGTTCCTGGGCTTCGACGGGCACCCGACGGTGGTGTACGTGAAGGCGCGCGAGGACGCGATCGCCGACGTCCGCGCGGTGCTGCCGGCGACGCTGAACCCCTCGTTACCAGGTTTGGTGCAGGTGTCCCGGCCGTCGGACGCGCTGGCCGCGAAACAGGCGACGCAGACGGCGTTCTCCGCGCTGTTCCTGGGCTTGGCAGGGGTCGCGCTGCTGGTCGGCGGGGTCGGCGTCGCCAACACGATGTTCGTCTCCGTGCTGGAACGCCGCCGCGAAATCGGCTTGCGACGAGCGTTAGGCGCGACGCGCGGGCACATCCGCGACCAGTTCCTCACCGAAGCCGTGGCGCTGTCCGGGCTCGGTGGGTGCGCGGGGACGGTCCTGGGCGTGCTCGTGACCCTCGGCTACACGACCTACCAGGGCTGGCCCCCGGTGATCCCGGCCGTCGCGGTGGCGGGCGGGGTGTTCGGGGCGCTGGTGGTGGGAGTGCTGGCGGGGCTGCACCCGTCGCTGCGCGCCGCGCGGATGCCGCCGACGCAGGCGCTGGCATGA